The following proteins are encoded in a genomic region of Archangium lipolyticum:
- a CDS encoding DUF2381 family protein — MTDPGDHDRPIWVITMVRCTQVKVTVRFADGAAPASASFWLVGHASRGTRRVEVFRKPRPPDVCEKERDEAQAEARQCQEDKARLLAERQEPGGLMGAAWLERAGTITSQALVGSVREQPGNALGLEVTKSFSYTLSDETRPVSVAARLALKNPGAEPWTLAGAALVDKAGEEVELARWQEAPIPANGAGAIVVGIEGERAQLGCPCTLKLWEATGPRTVTLGTVTFPEGKAKGP, encoded by the coding sequence ATGACCGATCCAGGTGATCACGATCGACCGATCTGGGTGATCACGATGGTCCGGTGCACGCAGGTAAAGGTGACGGTGCGCTTCGCGGATGGCGCGGCACCGGCGAGCGCGAGCTTTTGGCTTGTGGGTCATGCGTCAAGAGGGACGCGCCGGGTGGAGGTGTTCCGCAAGCCGCGCCCGCCAGACGTGTGCGAGAAAGAGAGGGACGAGGCGCAGGCCGAAGCGCGCCAGTGCCAGGAGGACAAGGCGCGGCTTCTGGCCGAGCGTCAAGAGCCGGGCGGGCTCATGGGGGCCGCGTGGCTGGAGCGGGCCGGGACCATCACATCGCAGGCGCTCGTCGGGTCGGTGAGGGAGCAGCCGGGAAACGCGCTTGGGTTGGAAGTGACGAAGAGCTTCAGTTACACGCTCAGCGACGAGACCCGCCCGGTGAGCGTGGCTGCGCGACTGGCCCTCAAGAACCCCGGTGCCGAGCCCTGGACGCTCGCAGGGGCGGCGCTGGTAGACAAGGCGGGGGAAGAGGTGGAGCTTGCCCGGTGGCAAGAGGCGCCCATTCCCGCGAATGGGGCCGGTGCCATCGTGGTGGGCATCGAGGGGGAGCGCGCGCAGCTCGGCTGCCCCTGCACTCTCAAGCTGTGGGAGGCAACCGGGCCGCGCACCGTCACCCTTGGGACCGTCACGTTCCCCGAGGGCAAAGCGAAGGGGCCCTGA
- the istB gene encoding IS21-like element helper ATPase IstB: MLNEPTMQKLHSLKLSALASEWERQQKDPELAKLSFDERLGMLVDAEWLHRENARTARCLREAKLRLSSASLEDLDYAPKRELDKSLVRQLGSCRWVAEHQNVVITGATGTGKTYLACALAQTACRKGYKALYRRAPRLFDELTLAHADGSYARVLARLAKVDVLVIDDWGLAPLEEQERRDMLEILEDRYGNRSTLMTSQLPTTKWHDHLGDPTVADAICDRVLHNSHRVMLKGPSRRKEESAEK; the protein is encoded by the coding sequence ATGCTGAACGAACCGACGATGCAGAAGCTGCACTCCCTGAAGCTCTCCGCCCTGGCCTCCGAGTGGGAGCGGCAGCAGAAGGACCCCGAGCTGGCGAAGCTGTCCTTCGACGAGCGGCTGGGGATGCTGGTGGACGCCGAGTGGCTGCACCGGGAGAACGCGCGCACGGCGCGCTGCCTGCGCGAGGCGAAGCTGCGGCTGAGCAGCGCGAGCCTGGAGGACCTCGACTACGCGCCCAAGCGAGAGCTGGACAAGAGCCTGGTGCGCCAGCTGGGCTCGTGCCGCTGGGTGGCCGAACACCAGAACGTGGTGATTACGGGAGCCACGGGCACCGGCAAGACGTACCTGGCGTGCGCGCTGGCGCAGACCGCGTGCCGCAAGGGCTACAAGGCGCTCTACCGCAGGGCGCCCCGGCTCTTCGATGAGCTGACGTTGGCACACGCGGACGGCTCGTACGCGCGAGTGCTGGCGCGTCTGGCCAAGGTAGACGTGCTGGTCATCGACGACTGGGGGCTGGCGCCGCTCGAGGAGCAGGAGCGCAGGGACATGCTGGAGATTCTCGAGGACAGGTACGGCAACCGCAGCACCCTCATGACCAGCCAGCTGCCCACCACGAAGTGGCACGACCATCTGGGCGACCCGACGGTGGCCGACGCTATTTGCGACAGGGTGCTACATAACTCCCATCGGGTCATGCTAAAGGGCCCCTCCCGCAGGAAGGAGGAGTCTGCGGAGAAGTAG
- the istA gene encoding IS21 family transposase, whose translation MATERLSMRHIREVLRQKWVQKRSHREVASSLGISAGAVGSVLARATAAKLCWEQVEQMREEELEERLYGAAPKPAAQRPLPDPVYIHTERKKPGVTLELLHLEYLEKHPGGYRYMQFCEYYRQWLARHRLTMRQEHRAGEKLFVDYSGNKPHLVDATTGERVEVELFVAVLGASNYTYAEATRTQRGPDFIASHQRCFVYLGGVPGALVPDQLKSGVTRACRYEPGVQRTYEEFARHCGTVVLPARPRKAKVEVGVLVVQRWLLARLRHHTFFSLEALNERIGELLEDINNRKMRLYDASRRELFERLDKPALRPLPAEAFTYGEWKQVRVNIDYHVQVHHHFYSVPYALVHQVLEARVTATTVELYQRGERVASHVRSSRTDWTGSPRQRPKCSRSPPRRRTRTCAAATTTTDPHATHQPRA comes from the coding sequence ATGGCCACGGAGCGACTGTCCATGCGTCACATAAGAGAAGTGCTACGGCAGAAGTGGGTGCAGAAGAGAAGCCACCGGGAGGTGGCCAGCAGCCTGGGAATCAGCGCGGGGGCGGTGGGGAGCGTGCTGGCACGCGCCACGGCGGCGAAGCTGTGCTGGGAGCAGGTGGAGCAAATGCGGGAGGAGGAGTTGGAGGAGCGGCTGTATGGGGCCGCGCCGAAGCCCGCGGCCCAGCGGCCCCTGCCCGACCCGGTGTACATCCACACGGAGAGAAAGAAGCCCGGCGTCACGCTGGAGCTGTTGCACCTGGAGTACCTGGAGAAGCATCCGGGCGGGTACCGCTACATGCAGTTCTGCGAGTACTACCGGCAGTGGCTGGCCAGACACCGGCTCACCATGAGGCAGGAGCACCGGGCGGGAGAGAAGCTCTTCGTCGACTACTCGGGAAACAAGCCGCACCTGGTGGACGCGACGACGGGTGAGCGCGTGGAGGTGGAGCTGTTCGTGGCGGTGCTGGGGGCCAGCAACTACACGTACGCGGAGGCCACGCGCACGCAGCGAGGGCCGGACTTCATCGCCAGCCACCAGCGCTGTTTCGTGTACCTCGGCGGCGTGCCGGGAGCGCTGGTGCCCGACCAGCTCAAGAGCGGGGTGACGCGAGCGTGCCGCTACGAGCCGGGAGTGCAGCGCACGTACGAGGAATTCGCGCGGCACTGCGGCACGGTGGTGCTGCCAGCGCGCCCGCGCAAGGCGAAGGTGGAGGTGGGGGTGCTGGTGGTGCAGCGCTGGCTGCTGGCGCGGCTGCGCCACCACACCTTCTTCTCGCTGGAGGCGCTCAACGAGCGGATTGGCGAGCTGCTGGAGGACATCAACAACCGGAAGATGAGGCTGTACGACGCGAGCCGGCGCGAGCTCTTCGAGCGGTTGGACAAGCCGGCGCTGCGGCCGCTACCGGCCGAGGCCTTCACCTACGGCGAGTGGAAGCAGGTGAGAGTCAACATCGACTACCACGTGCAGGTGCACCACCACTTCTACTCGGTGCCGTACGCGCTGGTGCACCAGGTGCTGGAGGCGCGGGTGACGGCCACCACGGTGGAGCTGTACCAGCGCGGCGAGCGCGTGGCGAGCCACGTGCGCAGCTCCAGAACGGACTGGACCGGCTCGCCCCGCCAAAGGCCGAAGTGCAGCCGGAGCCCGCCACGCAGACGCACGAGAACGTGCGCGGCAGCGACTACTACCACTGACCCTCACGCTACCCACCAGCCTCGTGCGTGA
- a CDS encoding CARDB domain-containing protein produces MNRRTSRVGSLLGAVALLAAAGCEGSVDSSTAVERGTTSQAVVSGPDFVVSSVTGPASAMPGQQLTASVTVCNQGTQGGSTGVEVYLSTDTTITPMGSTGPSPDSYVGSVSSQYFNPGQCQTLAVQGSAYVPTEGGYYLGAVADPQNSVVEVLENNNAKAGTRMGIGNKPDFIISAVTGPASFVSRSPGQQFTASVTVCNQGTQGGSTGVEVYLSADTTITPNGPMGPSPDSYVGSVYSQYLNPSQCQTLTLQGSPSVPTEGAYYLGAVADPYSDVAELLEDNNTRAGTRMGIGSKPDFIVSAVTGPASALPGQQLTASVTVCNQGTVGGSAPVEVYLSADTTITPNGPTGPSPDSFVGSVPSPYLNAGQCQTLAVQGPAYVPADGAYYLGAVADPQSSVAELIEDNNTKAGTRLGIGNKPDFIVSAVTGPASAPSGQQFTASVTVCNQGTQGGSTSVEVYLSADTTITPSGPTGPSPDSYVGSVYSQYLNPSQCQTLTLQGSPYVPTEGGFYLGAVADPQNSVAELIESNNTKAGTRMGIGNKPDFIVSAVTGPASFVSRSPGQQFTASVTVCNQGTQGGSTGVEVYLSADTTITPNGPMGPSPDSYVGSVYSQYLNPSQCQMLTLQGSPSVPTEGAYYLGAVADPYSDVAELLEDNNTRAGTRMGIGSKPDFIVSAVTGPASALPGQQLTASVTVCNQGTVGGSAPVEVYLSADTTITPNGPTGPSPDSFVGSVPSPYLNAGQCQTLAVQGPAYVPADGAYYLGAVADPQSSVAELIEDNNTKAGTRLGIGNKPDFVVSAVTGPASALPGQQLTASVMVCNQGTQAGTTSVEVYLSADTTITPNGPTGPSPDGFLGSAAPQYLTAGQCKALTVQGSAYVPADGTYYLGAVVDGQNSLAELIEDNNAKAGNRIGIGNKPDFFVSAVSSASTVKQGQSLTASVTVCNQGTQAGSTVVEVYLSADTTITPNGPMGPSPDAFLGYNSTATLSAGQCQLLSVVGPAYVPNTGAYYVGAVVDPQNGMVELFEDNNARAGTLVTVTP; encoded by the coding sequence ATGAATCGAAGGACCAGCAGGGTCGGAAGCCTTCTGGGAGCGGTGGCGTTGCTGGCGGCGGCGGGGTGCGAGGGCTCGGTGGACAGCAGCACGGCAGTTGAGCGCGGTACCACGAGCCAGGCCGTCGTATCCGGTCCGGACTTCGTGGTGTCCTCGGTGACGGGGCCCGCCAGCGCCATGCCCGGGCAGCAGCTCACTGCCTCTGTGACGGTGTGCAACCAGGGTACGCAAGGGGGCAGCACCGGCGTGGAGGTGTACCTCTCGACGGACACCACCATCACTCCCATGGGTTCCACCGGGCCTTCGCCGGATTCCTACGTGGGCTCTGTCTCCTCCCAGTACTTCAACCCCGGCCAGTGCCAGACGCTGGCGGTGCAGGGCTCGGCGTACGTGCCCACCGAGGGTGGCTACTACCTGGGCGCGGTGGCGGATCCGCAGAACTCCGTGGTGGAGGTACTGGAGAACAACAACGCCAAGGCGGGCACCCGCATGGGCATCGGCAACAAGCCGGACTTCATCATCTCGGCGGTGACGGGGCCGGCCAGCTTCGTGTCGAGAAGCCCCGGGCAGCAGTTCACCGCCTCGGTGACGGTGTGCAACCAGGGCACTCAGGGTGGCAGCACCGGCGTGGAGGTGTACCTCTCGGCGGACACCACCATCACCCCCAACGGGCCGATGGGGCCTTCGCCGGACTCCTACGTGGGCTCTGTCTATTCGCAGTACCTCAACCCGAGCCAGTGTCAGACGCTGACGCTGCAGGGCTCGCCGTCCGTGCCCACCGAGGGCGCCTACTACCTGGGCGCCGTCGCGGACCCGTACAGCGACGTGGCCGAGCTGCTCGAGGACAACAACACCCGGGCAGGCACCCGCATGGGCATCGGCAGCAAGCCGGACTTCATCGTCTCGGCGGTGACGGGGCCGGCCAGCGCCCTGCCGGGCCAGCAGCTCACCGCCTCGGTGACGGTGTGCAACCAGGGTACCGTGGGGGGCAGCGCGCCGGTGGAGGTCTACCTCTCGGCGGACACCACCATCACTCCCAATGGGCCCACGGGGCCTTCGCCTGACTCCTTCGTGGGCTCCGTTCCCTCTCCGTACCTCAATGCCGGCCAATGCCAGACGCTGGCGGTGCAGGGCCCAGCGTACGTGCCCGCGGACGGCGCCTACTACCTGGGCGCGGTGGCGGATCCTCAGAGCTCCGTGGCCGAGCTGATCGAGGACAACAACACCAAGGCGGGCACCCGCCTGGGCATTGGCAACAAGCCGGACTTCATCGTCTCGGCGGTGACGGGGCCTGCCAGCGCCCCGTCCGGGCAGCAGTTCACTGCCTCTGTGACGGTGTGCAACCAGGGCACTCAGGGTGGCAGCACCAGCGTGGAGGTGTACCTCTCGGCGGACACCACCATCACGCCCAGCGGGCCCACGGGGCCTTCGCCGGACTCCTACGTGGGCTCTGTCTATTCGCAGTACCTCAACCCGAGCCAGTGTCAGACGCTGACGCTGCAGGGCTCGCCGTACGTGCCCACCGAGGGCGGCTTCTATCTGGGGGCGGTGGCGGATCCGCAGAACTCCGTGGCCGAGCTGATCGAGAGCAACAACACCAAGGCGGGCACCCGCATGGGCATTGGCAACAAGCCGGACTTCATCGTCTCGGCGGTGACGGGGCCGGCCAGCTTCGTGTCGAGAAGCCCCGGGCAGCAGTTCACCGCCTCGGTGACGGTGTGCAACCAGGGCACTCAGGGTGGCAGCACCGGCGTGGAGGTGTACCTCTCGGCGGACACCACCATCACCCCCAACGGGCCGATGGGGCCTTCGCCGGACTCCTACGTGGGCTCTGTCTATTCGCAGTACCTCAACCCGAGCCAGTGTCAGATGCTGACGCTGCAGGGCTCGCCGTCCGTGCCCACCGAGGGCGCCTACTACCTGGGCGCCGTCGCGGACCCGTACAGCGACGTGGCCGAGCTGCTCGAGGACAACAACACCCGGGCAGGCACCCGCATGGGCATCGGCAGCAAGCCGGACTTCATCGTCTCGGCGGTGACGGGGCCGGCCAGCGCCCTGCCGGGCCAGCAGCTCACCGCCTCGGTGACGGTGTGCAACCAGGGTACCGTGGGGGGCAGCGCGCCGGTGGAGGTCTACCTCTCGGCGGACACCACCATCACTCCCAATGGGCCGACCGGGCCTTCGCCTGACTCCTTCGTGGGCTCCGTTCCCTCTCCGTACCTCAATGCCGGCCAATGCCAGACACTGGCGGTGCAGGGCCCAGCGTACGTGCCCGCGGACGGCGCCTACTACCTGGGCGCGGTGGCGGATCCTCAGAGCTCCGTGGCCGAGCTGATCGAGGACAACAACACCAAGGCGGGCACCCGCCTGGGCATCGGTAACAAGCCGGACTTCGTGGTGTCAGCGGTGACGGGGCCGGCCAGCGCCCTGCCGGGCCAGCAGCTCACCGCCTCGGTGATGGTGTGCAACCAGGGCACTCAGGCGGGCACCACGTCGGTGGAAGTCTACCTCTCGGCGGATACCACCATCACGCCCAACGGGCCCACGGGGCCTTCGCCGGATGGCTTCCTGGGCAGTGCCGCTCCGCAGTACCTCACCGCGGGGCAGTGCAAGGCGCTGACGGTGCAGGGCTCGGCGTACGTGCCCGCGGACGGCACCTACTACCTGGGCGCGGTGGTGGATGGGCAGAACTCGCTGGCGGAGCTCATCGAGGACAACAACGCCAAGGCGGGCAACCGCATCGGCATTGGCAACAAGCCGGACTTCTTCGTCTCGGCGGTGTCGAGCGCGAGCACCGTGAAGCAGGGCCAGTCGCTCACGGCCTCGGTGACGGTGTGCAACCAGGGCACGCAGGCTGGGAGCACGGTGGTGGAAGTCTACCTGTCGGCGGACACCACCATCACTCCGAACGGCCCCATGGGCCCCTCGCCGGATGCCTTCCTGGGCTACAACTCCACGGCGACGCTGAGCGCGGGCCAGTGCCAGCTGCTGTCGGTGGTGGGCCCGGCGTACGTGCCCAACACGGGGGCGTACTACGTGGGGGCCGTGGTGGATCCGCAGAACGGCATGGTCGAGCTGTTCGAG